The following are encoded together in the Clostridium sp. BJN0013 genome:
- a CDS encoding DUF2127 domain-containing protein, with product MIFYKKFNNTLLRMNIFHKGNNIFHKSFKIGILVKGIDGVLEIMGGILLVFLNPSRLNKLVVLLTQHELLEDPKDVVANFAIKLGLNFSVSSQHFGIFYLISHGIIKMFFVTMLWKRKTWTYPLTAVSLLLFIFYQVYHYMINHSIWLMILTIFDTVMIVLTLIEYKSRKNNIAR from the coding sequence ATGATATTTTATAAAAAATTTAATAATACTTTATTAAGAATGAATATATTCCACAAAGGAAATAACATATTTCATAAAAGTTTTAAGATTGGGATATTGGTAAAAGGAATTGATGGTGTGTTGGAAATAATGGGTGGCATACTATTAGTATTTTTAAATCCTAGCAGACTGAATAAATTAGTTGTTTTATTAACACAACATGAATTATTAGAAGATCCTAAAGATGTTGTTGCAAATTTTGCTATAAAATTAGGCTTAAATTTTTCTGTTAGTAGTCAACACTTTGGCATTTTTTATTTAATATCACATGGAATAATAAAAATGTTTTTTGTTACTATGCTTTGGAAAAGAAAAACTTGGACTTATCCTCTTACCGCTGTTTCTCTTCTGTTATTTATTTTTTATCAGGTGTATCATTATATGATTAATCATTCAATATGGCTTATGATATTGACTATCTTTGATACTGTAATGATAGTGTTAACATTAATAGAATATAAATCTAGAAAAAATAATATAGCTAGATGA
- a CDS encoding PhzF family phenazine biosynthesis protein, whose amino-acid sequence MRIPIYQIDAFTEEEFKGNPAAVCPLEKWLEDGLMQKIAKENNLSETAFFTKKNDIYELRWFTPEEEIDLCGHATLAAAYTIFEYLDKNSNKISFNTKSGILEVLKKDKLITMIFPSREGEKSEIPEELIRGLGKKPKELYRSRDYMAVFEKEENIKSLRLNMEELKKLDVFGIIVTAKGNEVDFVSRYFAPKSGINEDPVTGSAHCTLVPYWKRVLNKNEFVAYQLSDRGGKLYCIDKGENIEISGQAISYL is encoded by the coding sequence ATGAGAATACCAATTTATCAGATTGATGCATTCACAGAGGAAGAATTTAAAGGGAATCCGGCAGCAGTATGTCCATTAGAAAAATGGCTTGAAGATGGTTTAATGCAAAAGATTGCTAAAGAAAATAATTTATCTGAAACTGCTTTTTTTACCAAAAAGAATGATATATATGAGTTAAGATGGTTTACTCCAGAAGAAGAGATTGACTTATGTGGGCATGCCACATTAGCAGCTGCTTACACTATATTTGAGTATTTAGATAAAAATTCAAATAAGATAAGTTTTAATACAAAGAGTGGAATTTTGGAGGTACTAAAAAAAGATAAGTTAATTACAATGATATTCCCATCAAGAGAAGGAGAAAAAAGTGAAATACCAGAAGAATTAATAAGAGGACTAGGAAAGAAACCTAAAGAATTATATAGGTCTAGAGACTACATGGCAGTGTTCGAAAAAGAAGAAAATATAAAAAGTCTTAGACTAAATATGGAGGAATTAAAGAAATTAGATGTATTTGGAATAATAGTAACAGCTAAAGGTAATGAAGTAGATTTTGTATCAAGATATTTTGCCCCAAAGTCAGGAATAAATGAAGACCCTGTGACAGGTTCAGCACATTGTACATTAGTTCCGTATTGGAAGAGAGTTTTAAATAAGAATGAATTTGTAGCATATCAGTTATCTGATAGAGGAGGGAAATTATATTGCATTGATAAAGGAGAAAATATAGAAATATCAGGCCAAGCTATTTCTTATTTGTAA
- a CDS encoding alpha/beta-type small acid-soluble spore protein: protein MARNSNNLVVPQAREAFNRFKMESAQEVGVNLKNSYNGDLTAREAGSIGGNMVKKMIEAYEQGLK, encoded by the coding sequence ATGGCACGTAACAGTAATAATTTAGTAGTTCCACAGGCTAGAGAAGCTTTCAATAGATTTAAAATGGAATCGGCTCAAGAAGTTGGAGTAAATTTAAAGAATAGCTACAATGGAGATTTAACTGCTAGAGAAGCTGGATCCATAGGTGGAAATATGGTTAAGAAAATGATTGAAGCTTATGAGCAGGGCTTAAAATAA
- a CDS encoding ABC transporter ATP-binding protein, whose protein sequence is MGGYSNLLKLNTYIKRCKFNFFAGIAGMIICSIMYTPVPYLMGYVIDKVLIPHKSYMELYKIISVLILLHMLRYCISIVSKSLFIKVQNFVVNEVRVSMMDKIIDLPMSFLGKKEKGYILSRISECGNIGSLFSPMFVNTFLSIFDFIFALIMMITLSYKLSIIVLIIVPIYFLTVKHSSNQLSESTKLMLETGAVLNGETYEVLNGIEEIKILNGKKVQLKKFKDKLNKMVKNSIKQSKQILFFMENILLVNNLASVLILLFSGILILDNQLTVGIYTAFIAYMSKIFSTTSSFASLGMTVKPVCVSIERIQEFLEMEDENTGEHEIMNEHIISISGKNLSFKYDENSENVINKLNFKMNKGDKVLIKGENGTGKSTLIKNLLGLYSPTEGEIFINDKRYSLIDKRSVRNKIGVVSQNVFLFRGSVLDNILYGQSDKCKEDVVSLIKKYNLERYIQGFENGLETEINQNGVGISGGQAQIIAFLRATIAKKDVIILDEGVSNMDVETRKIILKILQERNICNILMIISHQEEGMEFVNKTLYLKKETSE, encoded by the coding sequence ATGGGTGGATATAGTAACTTACTAAAACTAAATACATATATTAAAAGATGTAAATTTAACTTTTTTGCCGGCATAGCAGGAATGATTATTTGTTCAATTATGTATACTCCCGTACCATATTTAATGGGGTATGTAATAGACAAGGTTCTGATACCACATAAAAGTTATATGGAATTATATAAGATTATTTCTGTATTAATTTTATTACATATGTTAAGGTATTGCATAAGTATTGTTTCAAAAAGTCTTTTTATAAAAGTTCAAAACTTTGTAGTTAATGAAGTTAGGGTATCAATGATGGATAAAATAATAGATCTGCCTATGAGTTTTTTAGGCAAAAAGGAAAAAGGATATATACTTAGCAGGATATCTGAATGTGGAAATATAGGAAGTTTATTCTCGCCTATGTTTGTAAATACATTTTTAAGTATCTTTGACTTTATATTTGCACTAATTATGATGATTACTTTAAGTTATAAGCTAAGTATTATAGTTTTGATTATAGTTCCAATATATTTTTTAACTGTAAAACATTCATCTAATCAATTGTCAGAAAGTACAAAATTAATGTTGGAAACAGGGGCTGTTTTAAATGGGGAGACTTATGAAGTATTAAATGGTATAGAGGAGATAAAAATATTAAATGGCAAAAAAGTTCAACTTAAAAAGTTTAAAGACAAATTGAATAAGATGGTAAAAAACAGTATAAAGCAAAGTAAACAAATCTTATTTTTTATGGAGAATATACTTTTAGTAAATAATTTAGCATCGGTTTTAATATTGTTATTTTCAGGAATATTAATTTTAGATAATCAATTAACTGTTGGTATATATACTGCTTTTATTGCATATATGAGTAAAATATTTTCAACAACGTCAAGTTTTGCAAGTTTAGGTATGACTGTAAAACCTGTATGTGTAAGCATTGAAAGAATACAAGAATTTTTAGAAATGGAGGATGAAAATACAGGAGAGCATGAAATAATGAATGAACATATAATTAGTATTTCAGGTAAAAATTTAAGCTTTAAATATGACGAAAATAGTGAAAATGTAATAAATAAATTAAATTTTAAAATGAATAAAGGGGATAAAGTTCTTATAAAAGGAGAAAATGGTACAGGCAAGTCCACATTAATTAAAAATCTTTTAGGGTTATATTCTCCAACAGAAGGTGAAATTTTTATAAATGATAAGAGGTATTCACTTATTGATAAAAGAAGTGTGAGGAATAAAATAGGAGTTGTATCTCAAAATGTATTTTTATTTAGGGGGAGTGTTTTAGATAATATTTTATATGGGCAATCTGATAAATGTAAGGAAGATGTAGTATCTTTGATCAAAAAATACAATTTAGAAAGATATATTCAGGGATTTGAAAATGGTCTGGAAACTGAAATTAATCAAAATGGTGTTGGAATATCAGGAGGACAAGCTCAAATTATTGCCTTTTTAAGGGCAACTATTGCAAAAAAAGATGTAATTATTCTAGATGAGGGAGTAAGTAATATGGATGTAGAAACTAGAAAAATTATTCTTAAAATACTTCAAGAAAGAAATATATGTAACATTTTAATGATTATCTCTCATCAAGAAGAGGGTATGGAGTTTGTTAATAAAACACTATATTTAAAGAAAGAAACTAGCGAATAA
- a CDS encoding IS110 family transposase — protein sequence MSKFFNLPVVGIDVSADYSMVAILAPDGAVYRKAFKIMHTSDGFSYLLKEMRKVEKEFSMKPSLFMESTGVYHLTLFHFLKNNELETFVINPLITNSNKNLGIRKVKNDKMDALTIANIAKFQNIKMSDYLDIPIFAVRSLCRDYYSLIDNRSQFKKKLSSDLRTFFPGYHNVFSDVAGVTSLAVLSKFSSPKAIVDAPKDDLIALLKENSCKSIDWCTNTYNKLLNAALSAVQIGITNNSFKVTIGINIKLLNIINEQIETLVNEIESAVKNDSTPASFKNNIALLLSFKGIGFITAVTIMSEIGDPTRFKHPKEMVAFFGIDPSVSQSGKFNSDQNKMSKRGTRFGRRALYAAALASIRKSKTGKPINSVLYQYRNKNLNGKKKKVALCAIMHKLVKYIFAVLRDQKPYEIREPKLHNQMYVTNFSRSVS from the coding sequence ATGTCAAAATTTTTTAATTTACCTGTAGTAGGTATCGATGTTTCTGCTGATTATTCTATGGTTGCAATACTAGCCCCTGATGGAGCAGTTTATAGAAAGGCTTTCAAGATAATGCACACTTCTGATGGTTTCTCTTATCTTCTCAAAGAAATGAGAAAAGTGGAAAAAGAGTTCTCCATGAAACCATCACTTTTCATGGAATCAACTGGTGTTTACCATTTAACTCTTTTCCACTTCCTAAAGAATAACGAATTAGAAACTTTCGTTATAAATCCTCTTATTACTAATAGTAACAAAAATTTAGGAATAAGAAAAGTGAAAAATGATAAAATGGATGCCTTAACTATTGCAAACATAGCAAAATTTCAAAATATAAAAATGTCTGATTATTTAGATATCCCAATATTTGCTGTAAGATCACTTTGTCGTGATTACTACAGCCTTATAGATAACCGTTCCCAGTTCAAGAAAAAGTTATCTTCTGATCTTAGAACGTTTTTTCCTGGATATCATAATGTTTTTTCTGACGTAGCTGGTGTTACTTCATTAGCAGTTTTAAGTAAATTTTCATCCCCTAAAGCAATTGTTGATGCACCAAAAGATGATTTAATTGCTTTACTAAAGGAAAATTCTTGTAAATCAATTGACTGGTGTACAAACACATATAACAAACTTTTAAACGCTGCACTAAGTGCTGTACAAATAGGAATAACCAATAATTCCTTTAAAGTAACTATAGGCATAAATATAAAGCTTTTAAACATCATTAATGAACAAATTGAAACTCTAGTAAATGAAATAGAATCAGCAGTTAAAAATGACTCAACACCTGCTTCATTTAAGAACAACATAGCATTGCTTCTTTCTTTCAAAGGTATAGGCTTTATTACAGCTGTAACCATAATGAGTGAAATAGGCGATCCTACAAGGTTCAAGCATCCAAAAGAAATGGTTGCTTTCTTTGGAATTGACCCTTCAGTTAGTCAATCCGGGAAATTTAATAGTGACCAAAATAAAATGTCCAAGCGTGGTACACGCTTTGGTAGAAGAGCACTTTATGCTGCTGCTCTTGCATCAATAAGAAAATCCAAAACTGGTAAACCAATTAACAGTGTTCTTTACCAGTATCGCAATAAAAACTTAAATGGTAAGAAGAAGAAAGTTGCTCTTTGTGCAATTATGCACAAACTTGTAAAGTACATATTTGCAGTTCTTAGAGATCAAAAGCCTTATGAAATTCGTGAACCAAAACTGCACAACCAAATGTATGTTACTAATTTTTCAAGATCAGTTTCTTAA
- a CDS encoding prephenate dehydratase, whose translation MNEIAVLGPSGTFSEFAAKKYIEKFNKNIKVVFYPTIKKVFDAIGKECELGIVPIENTLDGYVQITLDLLSQVNLYIIHEFVIQVQFSFVSNNLNVSDIKKIYVQFKTQGQCYSFLDQFIEAKIITTASNGESFEKVKKGILEESAIIPRHILNAENRFPFSIENVTDSENNETRFIVISKNIIKYDINKSYKTSVIIMDAADDKPGMLSKILNEFSERNINLTSIISRPTKRALGKYYFFIDIEGHYPEEKNIKQAIDKISENNIVKILGSYSMI comes from the coding sequence ATGAATGAAATTGCTGTACTTGGACCATCAGGCACTTTTAGTGAATTCGCAGCAAAGAAATACATTGAGAAATTTAATAAAAATATAAAAGTAGTTTTTTATCCTACTATAAAAAAAGTTTTTGATGCCATTGGCAAGGAATGTGAATTAGGAATTGTACCTATTGAAAATACTCTTGATGGATATGTGCAGATTACGTTGGATTTACTTTCACAGGTGAATTTATACATAATACATGAATTTGTTATTCAGGTTCAATTTTCCTTTGTCAGTAATAATTTGAATGTATCTGATATTAAAAAAATATATGTTCAGTTTAAAACTCAAGGGCAATGTTATAGTTTTCTAGATCAATTTATTGAAGCTAAAATTATAACAACTGCAAGTAATGGGGAATCCTTTGAAAAGGTAAAGAAAGGTATTTTAGAAGAGTCTGCTATAATTCCAAGACATATACTAAACGCAGAAAATAGATTTCCTTTCAGTATTGAAAATGTAACTGATTCAGAAAATAATGAAACAAGATTTATTGTGATTTCAAAAAATATTATAAAGTATGATATTAATAAAAGTTATAAAACTTCAGTAATTATTATGGATGCTGCAGACGATAAACCTGGGATGCTTTCGAAAATTTTAAATGAATTTTCTGAAAGAAATATTAATTTAACTTCAATAATATCACGTCCAACTAAAAGAGCACTTGGCAAGTATTATTTTTTTATTGATATTGAGGGACATTATCCAGAAGAAAAAAATATTAAGCAAGCAATTGATAAAATAAGTGAAAACAATATAGTTAAAATTCTTGGCTCTTATTCGATGATTTAA
- a CDS encoding DUF6366 family protein → MDKEDRRKMKECKKNPMANFADSVNRSQIGDLSQLTKGNLFTRIIISIIVIGILSLIFFAINN, encoded by the coding sequence ATGGATAAAGAAGATAGACGTAAAATGAAAGAATGTAAAAAAAATCCAATGGCTAACTTTGCTGATTCAGTAAATCGTTCACAGATAGGTGATTTAAGTCAATTAACAAAGGGAAATTTATTTACAAGGATTATTATTAGTATTATAGTTATTGGAATACTGTCATTAATATTCTTTGCTATTAACAATTAA
- a CDS encoding pentapeptide repeat-containing protein encodes MIYIHKDKYTRELRVDCKKCFGLCCVALYFSASEGFPANKEAGKPCINLQPNFICSVHKNLRNNGLKGCTAYDCFGAGQKVSQVTFSGHDWLKNPECANEMFEAFLIMRQLHEMLWYLTQAFILQKDPYIKEKIISLIDNTEQFTLLDVDSLLTLDIVAHRTKVNVLLKNTSDLVRTKFHREKNIALRNRNATSLRLDYFGSDLRKIDLRGSDLRGACLIAANIRGVDLSWADLIGADLRDADLSGANLTNSIFLTQAQINTAKGNSHTRLPIMIVRPTYWLK; translated from the coding sequence ATGATATATATACACAAAGATAAGTATACTAGAGAATTAAGGGTTGATTGTAAAAAATGTTTCGGTCTGTGTTGTGTAGCACTGTATTTTTCAGCTTCAGAAGGCTTTCCAGCGAATAAAGAGGCTGGTAAACCTTGCATAAACTTACAGCCTAACTTTATTTGCTCTGTTCACAAAAATCTGAGAAATAATGGGCTTAAGGGATGTACTGCTTATGATTGTTTTGGTGCTGGTCAGAAGGTATCACAAGTTACTTTTAGTGGACATGACTGGCTTAAAAACCCAGAATGTGCTAATGAAATGTTTGAAGCATTTTTGATTATGCGGCAGCTTCATGAAATGCTATGGTATCTTACTCAAGCATTTATTCTGCAAAAAGACCCTTATATTAAAGAGAAGATAATTTCATTAATAGACAATACTGAACAATTTACTCTTCTTGATGTTGATTCTCTATTAACATTGGATATAGTAGCTCATCGAACTAAAGTTAACGTACTGCTTAAAAATACCAGCGACTTAGTACGTACTAAGTTCCACAGAGAAAAGAATATTGCTTTAAGAAATCGTAATGCCACCTCTCTTAGATTAGATTATTTTGGTTCAGATTTGAGAAAAATCGACCTTAGAGGTTCAGATTTGAGGGGAGCCTGTCTTATTGCGGCAAACATTAGAGGAGTCGATTTAAGTTGGGCCGATCTAATTGGAGCTGATTTAAGAGATGCCGATCTTAGTGGGGCTAATCTAACAAATAGTATTTTTCTTACTCAAGCTCAAATCAATACGGCTAAGGGGAATTCACATACAAGGTTACCTATTATGATAGTTCGCCCAACCTATTGGTTGAAATAA